A stretch of Paenibacillus peoriae DNA encodes these proteins:
- the aspS gene encoding aspartate--tRNA ligase — protein MKRSHQCGALTHAHIGETVTLNGWVQTRRDLGGVLFIDLRDRSGIVQIVFNPAYSGDALQIADRVRSEYVLEVTGTIVKRDAETINPNLPTGEIEVRVTEIEVLNASKTPPFFIEDGVEVDESLRLKYRYLDLRRPEMHQTLKLRSKAAKVFRDFLDGEDFIEVETPILTKSSPEGARDYLVPSRVHEGEFFALPQSPQLYKQLLMVGGVERYYQIARCFRDEDLRADRQPEFTQVDIETSFMQQDDLLPMMERLMVKLFKETVGVELETPFQRITHAEAMDKYGSDKPDLRFGLELINVNDIVATSGVKVFASVIEKGGEVKVLNAKGCGTWSRKDIDDLGPFAARYGAKGLAWIQVKEGEFKGPIVKFFTPEEIEALKERTGAEEGDLLLFSADNKKVVADVLGALRLKIGRHLGLIDDNKFKFAWVVDFPLLGYDEEQKRYVAEHHPFTRPKEEDLALLDTDPGQVRAQAYDIVLNGYEVGGGSMRIFKREVQEKMFKALNLPPEEVKDKFGYLLDAFEYGTPPHGGIAFGFDRLVMLLAGRTNLRETIAFPKTASATDLLMDAPSEVDQAQLEQLHIRLAPKPVTPKA, from the coding sequence ATGAAAAGGAGTCATCAATGCGGCGCATTGACTCATGCGCATATCGGAGAAACAGTTACATTGAACGGTTGGGTACAAACCCGTCGTGATTTGGGGGGCGTACTTTTTATAGACCTGCGTGACCGTAGCGGAATTGTACAAATCGTATTTAATCCGGCATATTCCGGTGACGCACTGCAAATTGCGGACCGTGTTCGTAGTGAGTATGTGCTTGAGGTTACTGGTACCATTGTCAAACGGGATGCAGAAACGATTAACCCGAACCTGCCTACAGGTGAAATTGAAGTGCGTGTCACTGAAATCGAAGTATTGAATGCATCCAAAACACCTCCGTTCTTCATTGAAGATGGCGTGGAAGTAGACGAGTCACTGCGTTTGAAATACCGTTATCTGGACTTGCGTCGTCCGGAAATGCATCAGACCTTGAAGCTGCGTTCCAAAGCAGCAAAAGTATTCCGTGATTTCCTGGACGGTGAGGATTTCATTGAGGTGGAAACACCGATTTTGACAAAAAGTTCCCCAGAGGGCGCCCGTGATTATCTGGTACCTAGCCGGGTACATGAAGGTGAGTTTTTCGCCTTGCCGCAATCTCCACAACTGTACAAGCAATTGCTGATGGTTGGTGGCGTGGAGCGCTACTACCAAATTGCACGTTGTTTCCGTGATGAAGATTTGCGTGCTGACCGTCAGCCTGAATTTACGCAGGTCGACATTGAGACCTCCTTCATGCAACAGGATGATTTGCTGCCTATGATGGAGCGTCTTATGGTGAAATTGTTCAAAGAAACCGTTGGAGTAGAACTGGAAACACCGTTCCAACGAATTACACATGCAGAAGCAATGGATAAATACGGATCAGACAAGCCTGACCTGCGTTTTGGTCTGGAGTTGATTAATGTCAATGATATCGTGGCAACCAGTGGTGTGAAAGTATTTGCTTCCGTAATTGAAAAGGGCGGGGAAGTTAAAGTTCTCAATGCCAAAGGATGTGGCACGTGGAGCCGTAAGGACATTGATGACCTGGGTCCTTTTGCAGCACGTTATGGAGCAAAGGGCTTGGCTTGGATCCAAGTGAAAGAAGGCGAATTCAAGGGGCCTATCGTTAAATTCTTCACACCGGAAGAAATCGAAGCCTTGAAAGAGCGTACGGGAGCTGAAGAAGGCGATCTGTTACTCTTCTCTGCGGATAATAAAAAAGTAGTTGCTGATGTATTGGGCGCACTTCGTCTGAAAATTGGCCGTCATTTGGGCCTCATCGACGATAACAAATTCAAATTTGCCTGGGTCGTAGACTTCCCGCTTCTGGGCTATGATGAAGAACAAAAACGTTATGTAGCGGAGCACCATCCGTTCACTCGTCCGAAGGAAGAAGACCTGGCCCTCTTGGACACAGATCCAGGTCAAGTTCGTGCTCAGGCCTACGATATCGTGCTGAACGGCTACGAAGTGGGTGGTGGCTCGATGCGTATTTTCAAGCGTGAAGTTCAGGAGAAAATGTTCAAAGCGCTCAACCTGCCGCCTGAGGAAGTGAAGGATAAATTCGGTTACCTGCTGGATGCATTTGAATATGGTACGCCTCCACATGGTGGTATTGCCTTCGGTTTTGACCGTCTTGTGATGCTGCTTGCAGGTCGTACAAACCTGCGTGAAACCATTGCATTCCCGAAAACAGCTAGCGCGACAGACCTGCTTATGGATGCACCAAGCGAAGTGGATCAAGCTCAATTGGAACAGCTTCACATCCGTCTTGCCCCGAAACCTGTTACTCCTAAAGCTTAA
- a CDS encoding HelD family protein — protein MENEFQSAYQEEQHRLSLAMEEIDRRLERLRNTPVYTGHDFTEQVLESAREEKRQALAKSSQEPYFGRMDFDERGRGQRKPLYIGKIGVEREETSAYPLVIDWRAPIASLFYSFTGGEETASYEAPEGTIEGLVYLKRNVVIRKRILERVADTYNRESDEPAVSDEFLVYRLGENKDNRLRDIVSTIQAEQDQIIRAAKNTALVIQGVAGSGKTTVALHRLAFLLYQYKDQVSADKMVIFAPNHMFLDYISDVLPELGVGDIQQSTFADWALDLLGLDLPLADPAETLSYWFESGSLREESMDEAPGRFKGSVHFMELLQAFVERLEPISVPEGDFSPWDGAVLPRTEILNWFNEEYKPYPLAKRKERVLARVHRWIEMELKKSPSAAALKERKKKAGAREKAYAKKWPQYDALTLYKQLFQAAKGLPADTAAEMKASLPTAIFKATQSDLRKQIIREEDLTALVYLHVLIHEVESSQRFDHVVIDEAQDFSPFHIALLDLFVKGHSFTILGDLSQGIHEYRGVHAWEEMSSLFAPEHTGYFALTRSYRSTLEIIEFANTILEQGVRGGITAVPVFRSGDPVRTISYDSSVREQSLLTALKELSSREYRTVSVLTRTLKEAVELHEVFTSAGMDVNLIDGGKKQYEGGLSVLPVYLSKGLEFDAVIVADADHEHYGERAWDAKLLYVGCTRALHELWLLHDGSLPSYVQAQTK, from the coding sequence ATGGAGAATGAGTTTCAAAGTGCCTATCAAGAAGAACAGCACAGGCTGTCGCTTGCTATGGAGGAAATTGATCGGAGATTGGAACGGCTTCGCAATACGCCAGTATACACTGGGCATGATTTTACAGAGCAAGTGCTGGAATCTGCACGGGAGGAAAAACGTCAGGCTTTGGCTAAAAGCTCGCAGGAGCCTTATTTTGGGCGTATGGATTTTGACGAGCGTGGCAGAGGGCAGCGGAAGCCGCTTTATATCGGTAAAATTGGAGTAGAGCGTGAAGAAACGTCAGCATATCCGCTGGTGATTGATTGGCGTGCACCGATTGCCAGCTTATTTTATTCGTTTACAGGTGGTGAAGAAACCGCGTCCTATGAAGCTCCTGAGGGAACTATTGAGGGTTTGGTCTATCTGAAGCGCAACGTTGTCATTCGGAAAAGAATTCTGGAACGGGTAGCCGATACGTATAATCGTGAAAGCGACGAGCCGGCCGTTTCCGATGAGTTTCTCGTTTATCGTTTGGGTGAAAACAAGGATAACCGTTTACGGGATATCGTATCTACCATTCAGGCGGAGCAGGATCAGATCATCCGCGCGGCTAAAAATACTGCCCTCGTTATTCAGGGGGTAGCGGGTAGTGGCAAGACGACGGTAGCGCTGCATCGTCTCGCATTTTTACTGTATCAATACAAGGATCAGGTATCAGCGGACAAAATGGTCATTTTCGCACCAAACCATATGTTTCTCGACTATATTTCAGATGTACTTCCTGAGCTGGGGGTCGGAGATATTCAGCAAAGTACATTTGCAGACTGGGCGCTGGACTTGTTGGGTTTGGATTTACCTTTGGCTGATCCTGCCGAAACATTATCTTATTGGTTTGAGAGTGGCAGTCTGAGAGAGGAATCCATGGATGAGGCGCCGGGAAGATTCAAGGGTTCAGTTCACTTTATGGAGTTACTTCAAGCTTTTGTTGAACGACTGGAGCCCATTTCCGTTCCCGAGGGGGATTTTTCACCATGGGATGGAGCGGTTCTGCCGCGAACTGAGATTTTGAATTGGTTTAATGAGGAGTATAAGCCTTATCCGCTCGCGAAGCGGAAGGAGCGTGTACTGGCAAGAGTGCACCGCTGGATTGAAATGGAGCTGAAAAAGTCGCCTTCGGCGGCAGCACTCAAGGAACGCAAAAAAAAGGCAGGGGCACGGGAAAAGGCATATGCTAAAAAATGGCCACAATACGACGCACTGACGCTCTACAAGCAGCTTTTTCAAGCAGCTAAAGGGTTACCCGCAGATACGGCTGCGGAGATGAAGGCTTCTCTGCCGACTGCTATTTTTAAGGCTACACAGTCGGATCTGCGAAAACAGATTATCCGTGAAGAAGATCTGACTGCGTTAGTGTATCTCCACGTGCTGATTCATGAGGTAGAATCATCTCAACGTTTTGACCATGTGGTCATTGATGAAGCGCAGGATTTTTCACCTTTTCATATCGCATTGCTGGATTTGTTCGTCAAAGGACATTCCTTTACTATACTGGGCGATTTATCGCAGGGCATTCATGAATACCGTGGCGTACATGCGTGGGAGGAAATGAGTTCTCTTTTTGCACCGGAACATACCGGGTATTTTGCGCTTACGCGAAGCTATAGATCAACCTTGGAAATTATAGAATTTGCAAACACGATTTTGGAGCAGGGAGTTCGCGGCGGTATTACGGCAGTTCCAGTATTTCGTAGTGGCGATCCGGTGCGCACTATATCTTACGACTCATCGGTGCGTGAGCAGAGTTTGCTGACCGCTCTAAAAGAGCTGTCCTCCAGGGAGTATCGTACTGTATCTGTGCTGACACGTACCTTAAAAGAGGCTGTGGAACTGCATGAGGTTTTCACAAGTGCGGGGATGGATGTGAATTTGATTGACGGTGGTAAAAAGCAATATGAAGGCGGTTTGTCAGTACTGCCTGTATACCTATCCAAAGGTCTGGAGTTCGATGCAGTTATTGTGGCGGATGCCGACCATGAGCATTATGGAGAACGGGCATGGGATGCCAAGCTGCTGTATGTAGGATGTACCCGTGCGCTGCATGAGTTGTGGCTATTGCATGATGGCTCACTTCCTAGTTACGTACAGGCACAGACGAAGTAA
- a CDS encoding ABC transporter ATP-binding protein: MEKEHHIHQEEQEDRMKEKPGKRPDKAGMGRFIKLIASAHPPKAILIIALILTLIQTMAGLIVPMMTKGLIDGLTFSSLNRMVIVGLLGAFVIQAVASAVSIYMLNYAGHKIVANLRKRLWHKILSLPIPYFDRNRSGDTMSRVTNDTSLIMNLITEYLVNLISNVIAIIGGIALLFYLDWVMTLIIMAIVPLTALILFPVGRKMYRISKKQQDEMADLTSVLSQVIGEIRLVKAYGTESREAQAGEDRIYRMFRFGLQESRILALVGPISTFLLTAVLVIILGVGGVRVASGVLTAGDLVAFILLLFQVITPMAQFTTLYSRLQKVVGATERIQTILDHEEEPLELKQEAAKESRDIILRDVVFSYTEGEEVLHNANLVIPANRTTAFVGPSGSGKSTLFSLLERFYVPDTGEIRYGDEPISSYTLSSWRSKIGYVSQESSMMTGTVRDNITYGLGREADLEEVRRAATMAYADTFIMDLPQGYNTEVGERGMKLSGGQRQRIAIARALLRSPDILMLDEATSSLDSSSEHEVQKALANLMEGRTTIVIAHRLSTVVHSDQIIVLDKGKVTGAGTHTELLESHQVYRELAQKQFVEMGERSMEY; encoded by the coding sequence ATGGAAAAAGAACATCATATACACCAAGAAGAGCAGGAGGACCGGATGAAGGAAAAGCCGGGTAAAAGACCGGATAAGGCTGGCATGGGGCGGTTTATCAAATTGATTGCGAGTGCGCATCCGCCCAAAGCCATTCTGATCATCGCCCTGATTCTGACCCTGATTCAGACCATGGCTGGTTTAATCGTACCCATGATGACTAAAGGGTTGATTGATGGCTTGACCTTTTCTTCACTAAACCGTATGGTCATTGTTGGTCTGCTTGGCGCTTTTGTGATTCAAGCGGTGGCTTCGGCAGTTTCTATCTATATGTTGAACTATGCTGGGCATAAGATTGTGGCTAATTTGCGCAAACGCTTATGGCATAAAATCTTATCTCTACCTATACCTTACTTTGATAGAAATCGGTCAGGAGATACGATGAGTCGCGTCACTAATGATACAAGCCTGATTATGAACTTAATTACGGAGTATCTAGTCAATTTGATTTCTAATGTGATTGCAATTATTGGTGGTATTGCATTGTTATTTTATCTGGATTGGGTGATGACGCTCATTATTATGGCTATTGTTCCGCTAACAGCTCTAATTTTATTTCCGGTAGGCAGAAAAATGTACCGCATCTCCAAAAAACAGCAGGATGAGATGGCAGATCTGACCTCAGTGTTAAGTCAGGTTATCGGCGAAATCAGACTGGTGAAGGCCTACGGAACCGAAAGCAGAGAGGCTCAGGCTGGTGAGGATCGTATTTACCGGATGTTCCGCTTCGGTTTGCAAGAGTCACGTATCCTGGCCCTTGTAGGTCCAATTTCTACCTTCTTGTTGACTGCAGTACTGGTCATTATATTGGGGGTTGGTGGTGTTCGCGTTGCATCGGGTGTGCTGACCGCGGGGGATTTGGTGGCATTTATTTTGCTGCTATTTCAGGTGATCACACCGATGGCACAATTCACGACTCTGTATTCACGTCTGCAAAAGGTGGTTGGGGCTACTGAACGGATTCAGACGATTTTAGATCATGAAGAGGAACCGCTCGAGTTGAAGCAGGAAGCGGCAAAAGAGAGCAGAGATATTATACTTCGTGATGTTGTCTTTTCCTATACCGAAGGTGAAGAGGTTCTTCATAATGCAAACTTGGTCATTCCGGCTAACCGGACGACAGCATTCGTGGGTCCGAGCGGGAGTGGGAAATCCACCTTATTTTCATTGCTAGAGCGCTTTTATGTGCCAGATACAGGGGAAATTCGTTATGGAGACGAACCGATATCGTCATATACACTTTCCTCCTGGCGCTCCAAAATTGGTTATGTATCGCAGGAAAGCTCAATGATGACCGGAACGGTCAGAGATAACATTACATATGGCTTGGGGCGCGAAGCTGACTTGGAAGAAGTGAGACGAGCAGCTACGATGGCGTATGCGGATACATTTATTATGGATCTACCTCAAGGCTACAACACTGAGGTGGGAGAACGGGGAATGAAGCTGTCCGGAGGCCAGCGTCAACGGATCGCTATTGCGCGTGCGCTTCTTCGTAGCCCTGACATCCTCATGCTGGATGAGGCTACATCTAGTCTGGATAGCTCATCTGAGCATGAGGTACAGAAGGCCCTAGCGAACTTGATGGAAGGACGCACGACGATTGTCATTGCTCATCGTTTGTCTACGGTGGTTCACTCCGACCAGATTATCGTGTTGGACAAGGGCAAGGTGACCGGTGCAGGAACTCATACAGAGTTATTAGAGTCCCATCAGGTGTACCGTGAGCTGGCTCAAAAGCAGTTTGTGGAGATGGGGGAGAGAAGTATGGAGTATTAG
- a CDS encoding NCS2 family permease, giving the protein MKDGLWSRSLGYKPEHHWKKELAAGAISYFSVVYIVMVNATILSDAGIPLQGAMLGTLLTSMIGCLLMAFGGKSPMVVVPGMGINAFFTYTLVHSMKLSWQEALMVVAVTGVIFAIVAFTSLYKLISQAIPHNLQHGITVGIGLFLTFIGLQKSGIVIAHQTTFVAIGHFNDPKVITACVTLLLAIVLFVRNVQGGLLISILAGTGLAYILGAVEPTSTVRTSETVRQYGQLFGELSFSGIVSVAFWIAVFLLLLIVLFENIGMITAQTNMIGRPDLFKNSLRVLAVTNIFAGILGSSPAVAAAESTAGIAAGGRSGMTPLVTAILFGATFFFIPLLAYIPDSAIAPVLIIIGGLMVQNVREMDFSDFTEAFPAFLIMVMMPFTYSIVDGMAFGFIAYPVAKLAAGRGKEVPIALYIISVLFVANFVLHSLV; this is encoded by the coding sequence ATGAAGGATGGACTATGGTCCAGAAGTCTCGGTTACAAGCCCGAGCATCATTGGAAAAAGGAATTAGCCGCTGGGGCCATTTCTTATTTTTCCGTGGTATACATTGTTATGGTTAATGCGACTATTTTGTCAGATGCCGGGATTCCCCTCCAAGGGGCGATGCTCGGGACACTGCTGACATCGATGATCGGCTGTCTACTGATGGCTTTTGGTGGGAAATCTCCAATGGTCGTTGTACCAGGGATGGGGATTAATGCCTTTTTCACTTATACGCTGGTACATTCCATGAAGCTGAGCTGGCAGGAAGCGTTGATGGTAGTTGCCGTCACAGGGGTGATATTCGCCATTGTGGCCTTTACATCATTGTACAAGCTGATTAGCCAAGCGATTCCCCATAATTTGCAGCACGGAATTACGGTAGGCATTGGTTTGTTTTTAACCTTTATCGGATTGCAAAAAAGCGGTATCGTGATTGCTCATCAGACGACTTTTGTGGCTATTGGCCATTTTAATGATCCCAAGGTAATTACGGCTTGTGTAACGTTGCTGCTCGCTATTGTATTGTTTGTGCGTAACGTTCAGGGAGGTTTACTAATTAGTATTTTGGCGGGAACTGGGCTTGCTTATATACTGGGAGCTGTAGAGCCTACAAGCACGGTACGAACCTCTGAAACGGTGCGACAGTATGGGCAATTGTTTGGAGAGCTTTCCTTTTCAGGCATTGTCTCGGTAGCTTTCTGGATCGCTGTCTTTTTGCTCCTACTCATTGTGCTATTCGAGAATATTGGTATGATTACTGCACAAACCAACATGATTGGTAGACCGGATTTATTTAAAAACAGCTTGCGTGTGTTGGCTGTAACCAATATCTTTGCCGGTATTTTGGGCAGCAGTCCGGCGGTAGCCGCTGCGGAATCGACGGCTGGTATTGCAGCAGGGGGACGCTCGGGAATGACACCGCTGGTAACTGCTATTTTATTCGGGGCGACGTTTTTCTTTATTCCACTGTTGGCTTATATTCCTGATAGTGCCATTGCACCCGTGTTGATCATCATTGGGGGGCTAATGGTGCAAAATGTGCGAGAGATGGATTTCAGTGATTTTACTGAAGCGTTTCCTGCATTTCTGATCATGGTGATGATGCCCTTTACTTATAGTATCGTAGACGGAATGGCATTTGGTTTTATTGCATACCCTGTAGCCAAGCTGGCAGCAGGACGGGGCAAGGAAGTACCTATCGCATTATATATCATATCTGTACTGTTTGTGGCAAATTTTGTGCTTCATTCTCTGGTGTAG
- a CDS encoding tRNA threonylcarbamoyladenosine dehydratase: MLHQFSRTELAIGTEGLEVMKNSTVAVLGIGGVGSIAVEALARTGVGRIILIDKDVVDITNINRQIHALTTTVGQKKADLMVERVKLINPECEAIALNMFYTEETYEELFKYELDYVLDASDTIIYKIHLIKECLKRGIPLISSMGAANKMDPSRFQVADISQTRMDPIARVIRTKLRKEGITKGVKVVFSDEEPKKPREEITKKIVPANAPEIRKAKQPPASNAFVPPVAGLIMVSVAVKDLLEHAGV, from the coding sequence TTGTTGCATCAATTTTCACGAACGGAACTGGCTATCGGAACTGAAGGTCTTGAGGTTATGAAAAATAGCACGGTGGCCGTGCTGGGTATCGGCGGTGTCGGTTCGATTGCAGTGGAAGCACTGGCGCGCACAGGTGTTGGACGTATCATTTTGATTGATAAAGATGTTGTAGATATCACCAATATTAATCGCCAAATACATGCGTTGACAACGACGGTAGGTCAAAAAAAGGCGGATCTGATGGTAGAGCGTGTGAAGCTGATTAATCCTGAATGTGAAGCGATTGCACTGAACATGTTTTATACGGAAGAAACGTATGAGGAGTTATTTAAGTACGAACTGGATTATGTGCTGGATGCTTCAGATACGATTATTTACAAAATTCATTTGATTAAGGAATGCCTGAAACGGGGGATTCCGCTGATCTCCAGTATGGGCGCTGCGAATAAAATGGATCCAAGTCGTTTTCAAGTAGCGGATATTTCCCAAACCAGAATGGACCCGATTGCCCGTGTCATCCGCACCAAGTTGCGTAAGGAAGGCATTACCAAAGGCGTCAAGGTTGTATTCTCCGATGAGGAACCAAAGAAGCCACGTGAAGAAATTACAAAAAAAATTGTACCTGCCAACGCACCTGAAATCCGGAAAGCGAAGCAGCCGCCTGCAAGCAATGCATTTGTACCTCCGGTAGCAGGACTGATCATGGTTAGTGTAGCCGTGAAGGATTTATTAGAACACGCTGGTGTGTAA